The following proteins are co-located in the Anser cygnoides isolate HZ-2024a breed goose chromosome 32, Taihu_goose_T2T_genome, whole genome shotgun sequence genome:
- the BIN2 gene encoding bridging integrator 2 isoform X2 gives MPRFELPQQTLDHKLMPKAETARQAAAMAEGKSGGAGLFAKQVQKRFSRAQEKVLQKLGKTVETKDEQFEQSAYNFQLQQNEGNKLYKDLKAFVNAVKVMHESSRKVAETLQEIYSPDWDGHAELKAIADSNDLLWDDYEAKLADQALRLMENYLAQFGDIKERIAKRGRKLVDYDSARHHLEALQNAKKKDEAKIAKAEEEFNKAQAVFEDLNRELREELPVLYSSRIACYVTIFQNISNLRDIFYKEMSKLNRDLYEVMGKLDKQHSSKVFIIKGVSSNRRSLVISSPVSPPAMYPCPGKAPGEPPTSPAPRPDWEPVLEAEMASASPEEGSDAAESISNGPAEMGAGELGAPVPGPPPASPASMGSASETASVSSEESQEPVLTPEAPSPETGVSKGSGSPGLPKSQAGSPVSAGLEAAGADGGVQVGAEGIAASLASLILSEAIATAASTTPAEPKSATEDPDGADSEGLARPESTGDSSGGDPPSPASTHGATGPTAEARGCLSLGGGQGACQLAGAVGEHSDSEESVEVVDVLPKAAKTQEQGTPGELEQDASQDPPQDPSESLTSL, from the exons ATGCCTCGTTTCGAACTTCCGCAGCAAACACTCGACCACAAGTTGATGCCGAAAGCAGAAACCGCGCGGCAAGCTGCAGCCATGGCAGAGGGCAAGAGCGGGGGAGCCGGGCTCTTCGCCAAGCAGGTCCAGAAGCGGTTCAGCCGGGCACAGGAGAAG GTTTTGCAGAAACTGGGCAAAACCGTCGAGACCAAGGACGAGCAGTTCGAGCAAAGCGCCTACaatttccagctgcagcag AATGAAGGCAACAAACTCTACAAAGACCTCAAGGCTTTTGTCAACGCGGTGAAAG TGATGCACGAAAGCTCCCGGAAAGTGGCCGAAACTCTGCAGGAGATTTACAGCCCCGACTGGGACGGCCACGCAGAGCTGAAAGCCATAGCAGAT AGCAACGACCTCCTGTGGGACGACTACGAGGCGAAGCTGGCCGACCAGGCGCTGCGGCTGATGGAGAACTACCTGGCGCAGTTCGGTGACATTAAG GAGCGCATCGCCAAGCGGGGCCGCAAGCTGGTGGACTACGACAGCGCCCGGCACCACCTCGAAGCCCTGCAGAACGCCAAAAAGAAGGACGAGGCCAAAATCGCCAAG GCTGAGGAGGAGTTCAACAAAGCCCAGGCGGTGTTTGAAGACCTGAACAGGGAGCTTCGGGAGGAGCTGCCCGTCCTCTACAGCAG CCGCATTGCCTGCTACGTGACCATCTTCCAGAACATCTCCAACCTCCGGGACATCTTCTACAAGGAGATGAGCAAG CTCAACCGCGACCTCTACGAGGTGATGGGCAAACTGGACAAGCAGCACTCCAGCAAAGTCTTCATCATCAAAGGCGTTTCCAG CAACCGGCGCTCTCTGGTCATCTCCTCACCCGTGAGCCCCCCAGCCATGTACCCATGCCCAGGGAAGGCACCGGGCGAGCCACCCACCTCACCAGCCCCGCGCCCGGACTGGGAGCCCGTGCTGGAAGCGGAGATGGCATCAGCATCCCCCGAGGAGGGCAGCGACGCCGCTGAAAGCATCTCCAATGGCCCCGCGGAGATGGGTGCTGGCGAGCTGGGTGCTCCCGTCCCTGGtcctcctccagcctcaccAGCGAGCATGGGGTCTGCGTCAGAAACCGCATCGGTCTCCAGCGAGGAGTCCCAGGAGCCTGTCCTCACCCCTGAAGCTCCGTCCCCTGAAACGGGGGTGTCCAAGGGCAGTGGGTCCCCTGGGCTCCCCAAAAGCCAGGCTGGGAGCCCCGTGTCTGCTGGTCTAGAGGCAGCAGGGGCTGATGGAGGGGTGCAGGTGGGAGCCGAGGGCATCGCCGCCTCCCTGGCCTCACTGATTTTATCCGAGGCAATTGCCACGGCCGCCAGCACCACGCCAGCGGAGCCAAAAAGTGCCACAGAGGATCCGGACGGCGCCGACAGCGAGGGTCTCGCACGTCCTGAGAGCACCGGGGACAGCTCGGGGGGGGACCCGCCATCCCCAGCCAGCACCCACGGTGCCACCGGGCCCACAGCAGAGGCACGAGGGTGCCTGTCCCTGGGCGGTGGGCAGGGTGCGTGCCAGCTCGCCGGGGCCGTGGGAGAGCACAGCGACTCCGAGGAAAGCGTGGAGGTGGTGGATGTGTTGCCAAAGGCGGCCAAAACACAG GAGCAAGGGACACCCGGAGAATTGGAGCAGGATGCgagccaggaccccccccaggaccccagcgAAAGCCTCACGTCCCTGTGA
- the DAZAP2 gene encoding DAZ-associated protein 2, which yields MNGKGQYPPQAAYPVQPPANPPVYPQALPLPQPPPYTDAPPAYSELYRPSFVPLGAATVPTMSAAYPGTSVFLPVAQSVAVGPIGSSVPMAYYPVGPVYPPGSTVLVEGGFDAGARFGAGGTASIPPPPPGCPPNAAQLAVMQGANVLVTQRKGNFFLGGSDGGYTIW from the exons atgaaCGGCAAAG GGCAGTACCCCCCCCAGGCCGCCTACCCGGTGCAGCCCCCCGCCAACCCCCCCGTGTACCCGCAGGCCCTGCCGCTGCCCCAGCCGCCGCCCTACACGGACGCGCCGCCTGCGTACTCCGAG ctttaCCGTCCCAGCTTCGTGCCTCTGGGGGCCGCCACCGTCCCCACCATGTCCGCGGCGTACCCGGGCACTTCGGTCTTCCTGCCCGTGGCCCAGTCCGTGGCCGTGGGTCCCATCGGCTCCTCCGTCCCCATGGCCTATTACCCCGTGGGCCCCGTGTATCCCCCAGGCTCCACAGTCCTCGTCGAAGGCGGCTTTGATGCTGGAGCCAGGTTTGGGGCCGGCGGAACGGCCAGCATCCCT cccccccctcctggctgccccccCAACGCCGCCCAGCTGGCCGTCATGCAGGGAGCCAACGTCTTGGTGACGCAGCGGAAGGGGAACTTCTTCCTGGGAGGCTCAGACGGCGGCTACACTATCtggtga
- the BIN2 gene encoding bridging integrator 2 isoform X1, whose translation MPRFELPQQTLDHKLMPKAETARQAAAMAEGKSGGAGLFAKQVQKRFSRAQEKVLQKLGKTVETKDEQFEQSAYNFQLQQNEGNKLYKDLKAFVNAVKVMHESSRKVAETLQEIYSPDWDGHAELKAIADSNDLLWDDYEAKLADQALRLMENYLAQFGDIKERIAKRGRKLVDYDSARHHLEALQNAKKKDEAKIAKAEEEFNKAQAVFEDLNRELREELPVLYSSRIACYVTIFQNISNLRDIFYKEMSKLNRDLYEVMGKLDKQHSSKVFIIKGVSSNRRSLVISSPVSPPAMYPCPGKAPGEPPTSPAPRPDWEPVLEAEMASASPEEGSDAAESISNGPAEMGAGELGAPVPGPPPASPASMGSASETASVSSEESQEPVLTPEAPSPETGVSKGSGSPGLPKSQAGSPVSAGLEAAGADGGVQVGAEGIAASLASLILSEAIATAASTTPAEPKSATEDPDGADSEGLARPESTGDSSGGDPPSPASTHGATGPTAEARGCLSLGGGQGACQLAGAVGEHSDSEESVEVVDVLPKAAKTQMGLELALEEGSSGCIQDSAAPPGSQTEEQGTPGELEQDASQDPPQDPSESLTSL comes from the exons ATGCCTCGTTTCGAACTTCCGCAGCAAACACTCGACCACAAGTTGATGCCGAAAGCAGAAACCGCGCGGCAAGCTGCAGCCATGGCAGAGGGCAAGAGCGGGGGAGCCGGGCTCTTCGCCAAGCAGGTCCAGAAGCGGTTCAGCCGGGCACAGGAGAAG GTTTTGCAGAAACTGGGCAAAACCGTCGAGACCAAGGACGAGCAGTTCGAGCAAAGCGCCTACaatttccagctgcagcag AATGAAGGCAACAAACTCTACAAAGACCTCAAGGCTTTTGTCAACGCGGTGAAAG TGATGCACGAAAGCTCCCGGAAAGTGGCCGAAACTCTGCAGGAGATTTACAGCCCCGACTGGGACGGCCACGCAGAGCTGAAAGCCATAGCAGAT AGCAACGACCTCCTGTGGGACGACTACGAGGCGAAGCTGGCCGACCAGGCGCTGCGGCTGATGGAGAACTACCTGGCGCAGTTCGGTGACATTAAG GAGCGCATCGCCAAGCGGGGCCGCAAGCTGGTGGACTACGACAGCGCCCGGCACCACCTCGAAGCCCTGCAGAACGCCAAAAAGAAGGACGAGGCCAAAATCGCCAAG GCTGAGGAGGAGTTCAACAAAGCCCAGGCGGTGTTTGAAGACCTGAACAGGGAGCTTCGGGAGGAGCTGCCCGTCCTCTACAGCAG CCGCATTGCCTGCTACGTGACCATCTTCCAGAACATCTCCAACCTCCGGGACATCTTCTACAAGGAGATGAGCAAG CTCAACCGCGACCTCTACGAGGTGATGGGCAAACTGGACAAGCAGCACTCCAGCAAAGTCTTCATCATCAAAGGCGTTTCCAG CAACCGGCGCTCTCTGGTCATCTCCTCACCCGTGAGCCCCCCAGCCATGTACCCATGCCCAGGGAAGGCACCGGGCGAGCCACCCACCTCACCAGCCCCGCGCCCGGACTGGGAGCCCGTGCTGGAAGCGGAGATGGCATCAGCATCCCCCGAGGAGGGCAGCGACGCCGCTGAAAGCATCTCCAATGGCCCCGCGGAGATGGGTGCTGGCGAGCTGGGTGCTCCCGTCCCTGGtcctcctccagcctcaccAGCGAGCATGGGGTCTGCGTCAGAAACCGCATCGGTCTCCAGCGAGGAGTCCCAGGAGCCTGTCCTCACCCCTGAAGCTCCGTCCCCTGAAACGGGGGTGTCCAAGGGCAGTGGGTCCCCTGGGCTCCCCAAAAGCCAGGCTGGGAGCCCCGTGTCTGCTGGTCTAGAGGCAGCAGGGGCTGATGGAGGGGTGCAGGTGGGAGCCGAGGGCATCGCCGCCTCCCTGGCCTCACTGATTTTATCCGAGGCAATTGCCACGGCCGCCAGCACCACGCCAGCGGAGCCAAAAAGTGCCACAGAGGATCCGGACGGCGCCGACAGCGAGGGTCTCGCACGTCCTGAGAGCACCGGGGACAGCTCGGGGGGGGACCCGCCATCCCCAGCCAGCACCCACGGTGCCACCGGGCCCACAGCAGAGGCACGAGGGTGCCTGTCCCTGGGCGGTGGGCAGGGTGCGTGCCAGCTCGCCGGGGCCGTGGGAGAGCACAGCGACTCCGAGGAAAGCGTGGAGGTGGTGGATGTGTTGCCAAAGGCGGCCAAAACACAG atggggctggagctggccctCGAGGAGGGATCAAGTGGCTGCATCCAGGAcagcgccgccccccccggctcccaaACTGAG GAGCAAGGGACACCCGGAGAATTGGAGCAGGATGCgagccaggaccccccccaggaccccagcgAAAGCCTCACGTCCCTGTGA
- the SMAGP gene encoding small cell adhesion glycoprotein, with protein MEGAQPPLAAEELTTPGLKKAHTPPLHEDANTAVIAVVITLVFITLLTVLVVIIIYLYRNKGSYLTYEQPAAETDVSVQMEDAPSKEKEEYFI; from the exons ATGGAAGGAGCTCAGCCCCCGCTAGCTGCAG aagagctgACAACCCCAGGGCTGAAGAAGGCGCACACCCCCCCTCTGCATGAGGACGCCAACACGGCTGTCATCGCAG TTGTCATCACGCTGGTGTTCATCACCCTGCTGACGGTCCTGGTGGTGATCATCATCTACCTGTACAGAAACAAAGGCAGCTACCTCACCTACGAGCAGCCGGCGGCCGAGACGGACGTGTCGGTGCAGATGGAGGATGCCCCCTCCAAGGAGAAGGAAGAGTATTTCATCTGA